GCTTTCCCCCCCGAAGAGACGTTTTCGAGGTGCTCGTCCTCGGTCACCTGCGGCCGGTCAAGGACCCGCTTCGGGCGGCGGCGGCGGCGCGCCTGCGCCCGGCCTCCTCCCGCCTCCGCGTCCTCCAAGTCGGGGCCGCCCTTACCCCGGAAGTTGCGGGGGCCGCGCGCCACGAGGAAGAAACCAACCCGCGTTACCAGTGGCTCGGCCCACTCCCCCGCTGGCGAGCCCTTCGCCTCCTCGCTAGAGTGCGCGCCCTTGTGCTCACAAGCCAGGCGGAAGGAGGCGCCAACGTCATATCCGAGGCCGTCGCCTGCGCGGTCCCGGTCCTTAGCTCGCGCATCCCAGGCTCCACGGGAATCCTCGGATCCGACTATCCCGGCTATTTCGAAGTGGGCGATGCGGAGGGTTTGGCCACCCTTTTGGCCCGCGCCGAGGACAAGCCTTCTTTCCTCGCCGACCTTCGCCGGCGCGTGCGGTCTCTTTCTTCCC
The Vicinamibacteria bacterium DNA segment above includes these coding regions:
- the senB gene encoding selenoneine biosynthesis selenosugar synthase SenB → MSPAREGLDTGNRVTAQRWARLLRDLGHRVTVRPEYDGHPSDMLVALHARKSFASLERFRRERPGKPVVVALTGTDLYGDIRTSPEAQRSLELADRLLLLQPTGLEELALPERAKAWTIYQSATRPRGRFPPRRDVFEVLVLGHLRPVKDPLRAAAAARLRPASSRLRVLQVGAALTPEVAGAARHEEETNPRYQWLGPLPRWRALRLLARVRALVLTSQAEGGANVISEAVACAVPVLSSRIPGSTGILGSDYPGYFEVGDAEGLATLLARAEDKPSFLADLRRRVRSLSSLVSPARERDSWRRLLRDLSRLDTPGMC